One genomic segment of [Phormidium] sp. ETS-05 includes these proteins:
- a CDS encoding putative toxin-antitoxin system toxin component, PIN family has product MKIIIDTNVLVSATLADGKPEEIISFIIASDEWEWIGSDAILQEYREVLNRQKLRLSDTIKEKWVNIVESAIAKIEVAVNVNFPRDRKDEKFLACAVVGEADFLITGDRDFEEMQALLPNTIIISVAMFKEFVIDAIDG; this is encoded by the coding sequence GTGAAGATTATCATCGATACCAATGTCTTGGTTTCTGCGACTTTGGCCGATGGAAAGCCAGAAGAAATAATTAGTTTTATTATAGCGAGTGATGAATGGGAATGGATTGGATCGGATGCAATTCTCCAGGAATACCGAGAGGTGTTAAATCGGCAAAAACTCAGGTTGAGTGACACAATTAAGGAAAAATGGGTAAATATTGTTGAGTCAGCGATCGCCAAAATTGAAGTGGCAGTCAATGTGAATTTTCCTAGAGACCGTAAAGATGAAAAATTTTTAGCTTGTGCAGTTGTCGGTGAGGCTGATTTTTTAATTACAGGCGATCGCGATTTTGAAGAAATGCAGGCACTTCTACCTAACACAATCATTATTTCCGTTGCTATGTTTAAGGAATTTGTAATCGATGCTATTGATGGCTAA
- a CDS encoding DNA topoisomerase (ATP-hydrolyzing) subunit A, producing the protein MAKQLNLLSAGQVIPTALHAEMQQSYLEYAMSVIVGRALPDVRDGLKPVHRRILYAMHELGLTPDRPYRKCARVVGDVLGKYHPHGDQAVYDALVRMVQDFSSRYPLVAGHGNFGSVDNDPPAAMRYTETRLAAVGQESLLGEIGGATVDFIPNFDNSQEEPVVLPAQLPILLLNGCSGIAVGMATNIPPHNLGEVVDGLIALIDNPDLPDEKLFKLIPGPDFPTGGEIWDLEGIKTAYSTGRGTIPVRGVTKIEEIEGKRGRHRRTAIVCTELPFQVNKAGWIEKLADLCTHGKIEGISDIRDESDRSGMRVVIELKREASASVVMEQLYTQTALQSSFGVILLGLVAGQPRQLTLRELLQEFLQFREQTLKRLYTHELQETETRLHLLEGLLQALNNLDLVIRILRESADGTAAKVSFQSQLGLSETQADAILGMPMRRITSLEGEKLRQEHQDLTQRRHSLQELLGSRDALLQAIKQHLRNLKRKYGDKRRTRILTPKKSPKSAKTGAQQLSKPAPSSVKASQAEEATLPLLTPKSAPKAAAPEKVILEFSHRGYAKRYPIGVEAKPRTSTSKKVEVLDNSGGDFILERLKAQTDQLLVAFTRQGKAYPVTVAQIPNITGTEAGKPLVSFLPAAVQKSADSITAQLLLEENLEGTDVLLLTRRGRIKRLAATELPRTSGRGITCIKLIDGDELWQANLAKVGEQLILCTSGGRLLRFEVNDEQLPLMGRAAGPKPALRLGKQERLVGAEVVNYAAVEKSAELLLVSELGYVKKMPLDTPRIANRGDIGTQSMQFNNTDGVVGMVVAPRGAKVLLLTSEERLLSLPLEAVALSGKDGMGDRISQLHRQEQVVSVTLAP; encoded by the coding sequence ATGGCTAAACAGTTAAACCTTCTGTCCGCCGGACAGGTTATCCCGACTGCCTTGCACGCCGAGATGCAGCAGTCCTACCTTGAATATGCCATGAGTGTCATCGTTGGGAGAGCCTTGCCCGACGTTCGCGATGGCTTAAAACCAGTCCACCGGCGTATTTTGTACGCAATGCACGAACTGGGACTGACCCCTGATCGACCCTATCGCAAATGCGCTCGGGTGGTGGGGGACGTGCTGGGTAAGTACCACCCCCACGGGGACCAGGCAGTTTATGATGCCTTGGTGCGCATGGTGCAGGACTTCTCTAGTCGTTACCCTTTGGTGGCTGGACATGGCAATTTTGGCTCAGTGGATAACGACCCCCCAGCGGCAATGCGCTATACAGAAACGCGGTTGGCGGCGGTGGGTCAGGAGAGCTTGTTGGGGGAAATTGGGGGCGCAACCGTAGATTTTATCCCCAATTTCGATAATTCTCAGGAAGAACCGGTGGTGTTACCGGCGCAATTGCCGATTCTGCTGCTGAATGGCTGTTCGGGGATTGCGGTGGGGATGGCGACAAACATCCCACCTCACAATTTAGGAGAGGTGGTGGATGGTTTGATTGCTTTGATTGATAACCCGGACCTCCCGGATGAGAAGTTATTTAAGCTGATTCCAGGGCCGGATTTTCCCACCGGTGGGGAAATTTGGGATTTAGAGGGCATCAAAACGGCTTACTCTACGGGTAGAGGCACGATTCCCGTGCGCGGGGTGACGAAAATTGAGGAAATTGAGGGCAAGCGGGGCCGCCACCGGCGCACGGCGATCGTCTGTACGGAATTGCCTTTTCAGGTGAATAAGGCGGGGTGGATTGAAAAGTTGGCGGATTTATGCACTCACGGGAAGATTGAGGGAATTTCTGATATCCGCGATGAGAGCGATCGCTCGGGGATGCGAGTGGTGATTGAACTGAAGCGGGAGGCTTCAGCATCCGTGGTGATGGAGCAACTCTACACCCAAACCGCCTTACAAAGCAGTTTCGGCGTCATCCTCTTGGGTTTAGTCGCCGGACAACCCCGCCAACTCACCCTCCGGGAGTTACTCCAGGAGTTTTTGCAGTTCCGCGAGCAGACTCTCAAGCGGTTATACACTCACGAACTGCAAGAAACGGAAACTCGGTTACACCTGCTCGAAGGGTTACTCCAGGCTTTGAATAACCTGGACTTGGTAATTCGCATCTTGCGCGAGAGTGCTGATGGAACTGCTGCTAAAGTCAGTTTCCAAAGTCAACTGGGGTTAAGCGAAACCCAGGCTGATGCGATTTTGGGGATGCCTATGCGTCGCATTACTTCTTTGGAAGGGGAAAAACTGCGCCAGGAGCATCAAGATTTGACCCAGCGGCGTCACTCGTTGCAGGAGTTGTTAGGTAGTCGCGATGCTCTCCTACAAGCGATTAAACAGCATCTGCGCAATCTCAAGCGCAAGTATGGCGACAAACGCCGCACTCGCATCCTCACGCCGAAAAAATCTCCCAAATCGGCCAAGACTGGGGCTCAACAACTGTCGAAGCCAGCGCCATCAAGCGTGAAAGCATCTCAAGCTGAGGAAGCCACTTTACCCCTGTTGACCCCAAAATCTGCCCCAAAAGCCGCTGCACCAGAAAAGGTGATTCTGGAATTTAGCCACCGGGGTTATGCCAAGCGGTATCCCATTGGGGTCGAGGCAAAACCCCGGACCAGTACCAGCAAAAAAGTGGAGGTATTGGACAATAGCGGTGGTGATTTTATTCTGGAGCGGCTCAAGGCTCAGACCGATCAGCTCCTGGTGGCATTCACCCGTCAGGGTAAAGCCTACCCCGTCACGGTAGCCCAAATTCCTAATATTACTGGCACAGAGGCGGGCAAGCCTTTAGTGAGTTTCCTCCCGGCGGCGGTGCAGAAAAGTGCGGACAGTATCACGGCGCAGTTGCTCCTAGAAGAAAATCTCGAAGGCACAGATGTGCTGCTGCTTACAAGAAGGGGCCGCATCAAACGTTTAGCGGCAACGGAATTGCCCAGAACTAGCGGACGGGGGATTACCTGCATCAAACTGATTGATGGCGATGAACTCTGGCAGGCAAATTTGGCGAAGGTTGGGGAACAGTTGATTTTATGCACTTCTGGGGGACGGCTGTTGCGCTTTGAAGTCAACGACGAGCAGTTACCGCTGATGGGTCGTGCGGCGGGTCCGAAACCGGCTCTGCGCTTGGGTAAGCAAGAACGGTTGGTGGGAGCTGAGGTGGTGAACTATGCAGCGGTGGAAAAATCAGCCGAGCTGTTGCTGGTGTCGGAGTTGGGTTATGTGAAAAAAATGCCTTTGGATACGCCGAGAATTGCTAACCGGGGTGATATCGGCACCCAATCGATGCAGTTTAATAATACTGATGGGGTGGTGGGAATGGTGGTGGCACCCCGTGGCGCGAAGGTGTTGTTACTTACCAGTGAGGAGCGGTTGCTGTCTTTACCGCTGGAGGCGGTGGCGCTTTCGGGTAAGGATGGTATGGGCGATCGGATTTCCCAATTGCACCGCCAGGAACAGGTTGTTTCCGTCACCCTCGCTCCTTAA
- a CDS encoding type II toxin-antitoxin system HicA family toxin: MPVHSNQNLKIGTLKALMKLANLTAEDL, from the coding sequence ATTCCTGTCCATAGTAATCAAAACTTAAAAATCGGCACCTTAAAGGCATTGATGAAATTAGCCAATCTCACGGCAGAGGACTTGTGA
- the yidD gene encoding membrane protein insertion efficiency factor YidD yields MTQNFFTLFGKVVATISLKFVILVSLVSTNFPESIKQVIDKAMPLISLRIISAYKNYIDLYKKGKCAYRTLHGGLFCSDFIKSVAMENGASAAIPLVQQRYDQCREAYLFLHQDLSLSVNGEHIDCIHCSETGN; encoded by the coding sequence ATGACACAGAACTTTTTCACCCTTTTTGGGAAAGTAGTTGCAACAATTAGCTTGAAATTCGTTATTTTGGTATCACTTGTTTCCACTAATTTTCCCGAATCAATTAAGCAAGTTATAGACAAAGCAATGCCATTGATTTCCCTCAGAATAATTTCTGCTTATAAAAATTACATTGACCTTTACAAAAAGGGGAAATGTGCTTATCGAACTCTGCACGGTGGACTATTTTGCTCCGATTTTATTAAAAGTGTTGCGATGGAAAATGGTGCTTCTGCTGCCATTCCTTTGGTACAACAGCGATATGATCAGTGTCGAGAAGCCTACTTGTTTTTGCATCAAGACCTATCTCTATCTGTCAATGGCGAGCATATTGATTGTATTCATTGTAGCGAGACAGGGAATTAA
- a CDS encoding adenylate/guanylate cyclase domain-containing protein, whose amino-acid sequence MTVTKSPPTGKLFLRTALVVPFVVQIVAAVGLVGYLSFRNGQRAVNELVSQLQGEISSRVKERVEVYLEAPLLVNQINEDAAQLGLLDFNDLESWRSYLWQQVQRFKSIGHAGLAHENGQYLRLGWVNRWVGGEEPQLAEQLEWGTGDLIYYKLDAQGNPTDVAKKTPNYDVRKRPFYETVLKHNRAAWSDVYINFGYGSLQINASSPYYDDEGDLIGVFTCQMGLDQIRVFLQTLTVGQSGQVFMIEPDGELIASSLKNQPLTVGKDKSQRRLKAQESSNPIGRSSMKYLQAEIPDLQNLQAADQLEFKLDNQRYFLKVSPLRDEYGLNWLIVVVVPEADFMAQINANTRNTILLCLVALVVALVFGFITTRWLTYPIRQITQASQEMANGDLNQYIEPSAIIELDKLGNSFNRMTAQLQESVEALRIANEELENRVEERTGELRLEKERSEQLLLNILPSEIADRLKRSESPTEHFDEVTILFADIVGFTSLSAELEPMKLVAGLNQIFSAFDHLTEKYGLEKIKTIGDAYMVVGGLPIARPDHATAIADMALEMQAYMETMPNDLGKSLQIRIGINTGPVIAGVIGIKKFIYDLWGDAVNVASRMESHGKPGYIQVTEATYSYLKDRYVLESRGAISVKGRGEMMTYWLIGRNYPAT is encoded by the coding sequence ATGACAGTGACTAAATCACCTCCCACAGGCAAACTTTTTCTCCGCACGGCTTTGGTTGTACCCTTTGTTGTGCAAATTGTGGCGGCGGTTGGTTTGGTGGGATATCTCTCATTCCGCAACGGGCAACGAGCAGTGAACGAACTGGTTAGTCAGCTCCAAGGTGAAATTAGTTCCAGAGTCAAGGAACGAGTGGAGGTTTATTTAGAAGCTCCACTGTTGGTAAATCAGATTAACGAAGATGCGGCTCAGTTAGGTCTGTTGGATTTCAATGACCTAGAGAGTTGGAGGAGCTATCTGTGGCAACAGGTGCAGCGTTTTAAGTCCATTGGTCATGCGGGCCTAGCCCATGAGAATGGACAATATCTGCGCCTTGGCTGGGTCAACCGCTGGGTGGGAGGCGAAGAGCCGCAACTAGCGGAGCAACTAGAATGGGGAACTGGGGATTTAATTTATTACAAACTTGACGCCCAGGGAAATCCCACTGATGTGGCGAAAAAGACTCCTAATTATGATGTCCGCAAGCGTCCTTTTTATGAAACTGTGTTGAAGCATAATCGGGCGGCTTGGAGTGATGTTTATATTAATTTTGGCTATGGCTCATTGCAAATTAATGCCAGTTCTCCATACTATGATGATGAGGGTGATTTGATTGGGGTTTTTACCTGTCAGATGGGGCTGGATCAAATTCGGGTGTTTTTGCAGACACTGACGGTGGGGCAATCTGGGCAGGTGTTTATGATTGAGCCTGATGGGGAATTAATTGCCAGTTCTTTGAAGAATCAACCTTTAACGGTGGGGAAAGATAAGTCCCAGAGGCGGCTCAAAGCCCAAGAAAGCAGTAATCCGATCGGGCGCTCGAGCATGAAGTATCTCCAAGCCGAGATTCCTGATTTGCAGAATCTGCAAGCAGCAGACCAATTAGAGTTTAAGCTGGACAATCAACGGTACTTTCTCAAGGTTTCTCCCCTGCGGGATGAATATGGTTTGAACTGGCTAATTGTGGTGGTGGTTCCCGAAGCTGACTTCATGGCACAAATCAATGCTAATACCCGCAATACGATTTTGCTGTGTTTGGTGGCATTGGTGGTAGCCCTAGTTTTTGGTTTTATCACTACTCGTTGGCTTACGTACCCGATCCGACAGATTACCCAAGCATCGCAAGAGATGGCCAATGGGGATTTGAATCAATATATTGAACCAAGTGCTATTATAGAATTAGACAAATTGGGGAATTCCTTTAATCGCATGACGGCACAGCTCCAAGAGTCTGTAGAAGCCTTGCGGATTGCCAATGAGGAGTTGGAAAATCGCGTGGAAGAACGCACGGGGGAGCTGCGGCTAGAAAAAGAGCGATCGGAACAGTTGTTGCTAAATATTTTGCCTAGCGAAATCGCTGATCGCTTAAAACGATCCGAATCTCCCACAGAACACTTTGATGAGGTAACGATTCTATTTGCTGATATTGTGGGATTTACCAGTCTATCAGCCGAGCTAGAACCCATGAAATTAGTGGCGGGACTGAACCAAATATTTTCCGCTTTTGACCATTTGACCGAAAAATATGGCTTGGAAAAAATCAAAACCATTGGTGATGCGTATATGGTGGTAGGGGGATTGCCCATTGCTCGCCCAGACCATGCCACAGCGATCGCGGATATGGCGTTGGAAATGCAGGCATATATGGAAACCATGCCCAACGACTTAGGCAAGTCACTGCAAATCAGAATCGGGATTAACACCGGACCTGTGATTGCTGGTGTGATTGGGATTAAAAAATTCATTTACGACCTCTGGGGCGATGCGGTCAATGTGGCTTCTCGGATGGAATCTCACGGGAAACCGGGATATATTCAGGTGACAGAGGCAACTTATTCCTATTTGAAGGACCGATATGTACTGGAATCGAGGGGGGCTATTTCTGTCAAAGGTCGGGGAGAAATGATGACTTATTGGCTGATTGGCCGGAATTATCCCGCCACTTAA
- a CDS encoding UPF0175 family protein, translated as MSLVIDYDLVKASGFSENDLFGEIVLMLFQQDKISLGKASELLGLHRMQFQKLISERGICVHYDIEEFQEDLKTLEETE; from the coding sequence ATGAGTTTAGTGATTGACTATGACCTAGTAAAGGCGAGTGGCTTTTCTGAAAATGATTTATTTGGGGAAATTGTGCTGATGTTGTTTCAGCAAGATAAAATTAGTTTGGGGAAAGCTAGTGAGTTATTGGGGCTGCATCGGATGCAGTTTCAAAAACTGATTTCTGAGCGAGGTATTTGCGTTCATTATGATATTGAGGAGTTTCAGGAAGACCTCAAAACTTTAGAGGAAACGGAGTGA
- a CDS encoding response regulator: MKTVLIVEDDLVNARVFSKILTKRGGLNVKHTENVEEVMEIAQGGEADIILMDVSLARSVYKGKAVDGIKITQMLKSDPKTAKLPIILVTAHAMAGDKETFLEQSGADGYISKPVVDHQEFVDKIKQLLPDD, translated from the coding sequence ATGAAAACTGTGCTAATTGTGGAGGATGATTTGGTCAACGCTAGGGTTTTTTCTAAAATCCTGACCAAACGGGGTGGTTTGAACGTCAAGCACACCGAAAATGTGGAAGAGGTAATGGAAATCGCCCAAGGCGGTGAAGCTGACATCATTTTAATGGATGTTTCGCTCGCGAGGAGCGTTTACAAGGGTAAAGCTGTGGACGGGATCAAGATTACTCAGATGCTGAAGTCGGATCCGAAAACCGCTAAGCTGCCTATTATCCTGGTAACGGCGCACGCGATGGCGGGGGATAAGGAAACTTTTCTCGAGCAGAGCGGAGCTGATGGCTACATCTCCAAACCTGTGGTGGATCACCAAGAATTTGTGGACAAAATCAAGCAGCTCCTCCCTGATGACTGA
- a CDS encoding type II toxin-antitoxin system HicB family antitoxin, translating into MKIKAIIYPAEEGGYWAEVPALPGCITEGDTLSEVMQNLQDAVEGWLSVANNSMKKTEPADKIVEKKGWVLQRITGSH; encoded by the coding sequence ATGAAAATTAAAGCCATTATTTATCCAGCAGAAGAAGGGGGCTATTGGGCAGAAGTCCCAGCACTTCCCGGCTGCATTACCGAAGGCGATACCTTGTCAGAGGTAATGCAGAATTTACAAGACGCCGTTGAGGGTTGGCTGAGTGTTGCGAATAATAGCATGAAAAAAACAGAGCCAGCAGACAAAATTGTGGAAAAGAAGGGCTGGGTTTTGCAGAGAATTACAGGAAGCCACTAG
- a CDS encoding tetratricopeptide repeat protein yields MGVAPPAIAQVLVPHTVQLDEVELQEQGQLLAEQAAQLAQFGQFELAMPLAKLAVQLSPQEGRSWEILGRLYLRMQEADKGIEALERGRTVAPENAGILLVLGSANFQQQNYQKAVEYLEAGLKINPELPAAWFDLGNAYYMLNNLELAIERYEAAVIRDAKFWPAINNIGLVKYEQGDLDGALLKWGEAANIDKEAAEPQLAIAVALYTKGEKEKGLATGEAALRLDRRYGDLDFLRENLWGSRLLKDTEKFLATPRMKTILAGGTRQ; encoded by the coding sequence GTGGGGGTGGCACCACCAGCGATCGCCCAGGTATTGGTGCCCCATACGGTGCAACTGGATGAGGTAGAGTTGCAGGAGCAAGGTCAACTGCTGGCAGAGCAGGCAGCGCAGCTAGCGCAGTTCGGGCAGTTTGAACTAGCCATGCCCCTGGCGAAGTTGGCAGTGCAATTGTCGCCACAAGAGGGGCGAAGCTGGGAGATTTTAGGCCGGTTGTATTTACGGATGCAGGAGGCGGACAAGGGGATAGAGGCTTTGGAAAGGGGGCGCACTGTGGCACCAGAGAATGCGGGGATTTTGCTGGTGTTGGGTTCGGCGAACTTTCAGCAGCAGAACTATCAAAAAGCCGTAGAGTACCTGGAAGCAGGATTAAAAATCAACCCGGAGCTACCAGCAGCCTGGTTTGATTTGGGGAATGCCTACTATATGTTAAACAACCTGGAGCTAGCGATCGAGCGCTACGAAGCAGCGGTGATCCGGGATGCCAAATTCTGGCCAGCCATCAACAATATTGGCTTAGTGAAGTACGAGCAAGGAGATTTAGACGGAGCCTTGCTCAAGTGGGGGGAGGCGGCGAATATCGATAAAGAGGCGGCGGAACCGCAACTGGCGATCGCGGTTGCCCTCTATACCAAAGGCGAAAAAGAAAAGGGTTTGGCGACGGGAGAAGCCGCCCTGCGCTTGGACCGACGCTATGGTGATTTAGACTTTCTCCGGGAAAACCTCTGGGGCTCCCGGTTGCTCAAAGACACAGAAAAATTCCTGGCGACCCCCCGAATGAAAACCATTTTGGCCGGTGGAACGAGACAATAG
- the speY gene encoding deoxyhypusine synthase — translation MLSHKIAPAPIAPNMTITDLIDSYFTAYNSARLREICHLLSQEVMREGVTVGLSLSGAMTPAGFGVSILAPLMRCGFIDYIISTGANLYHDIHYSLGLNLYRGNPFTDDTRLREEGQIRIYDIIFDYDVLLETDAVVRQLIASEPFQKRMGTAEFHHLLGKYIKEMEGKLAVKHSGLLATAYECGVPIYTSSPGDSSIGMNVAALSLEGSKLVLDPAVDVNETAAIAYCARETGTDILGKSAAFIIGGGSPKNFLLQTQPQIHEVLGLEERGHDYFIQITDARPDTGGLSGATPSEAVSWGKVEPHQLPSTVVCYTDSTIALPTIAAYVMNQCAPRPLKRLYDRRDEMVTKLKLDYHLAKAKGSQSKSPDSSDRKAPVATYPCGTPILKGHG, via the coding sequence ATGCTCAGCCACAAAATTGCACCAGCTCCGATCGCCCCAAACATGACGATTACTGATTTGATTGACAGTTATTTCACCGCTTACAACTCCGCACGATTACGGGAAATCTGTCATTTACTCAGTCAAGAAGTCATGCGCGAGGGTGTTACCGTGGGACTGAGCCTTTCTGGTGCCATGACACCAGCAGGATTTGGCGTGTCCATCTTGGCACCACTGATGCGCTGTGGCTTCATTGATTACATCATCAGCACCGGCGCAAATCTGTATCACGATATACATTACTCTCTGGGTCTGAACCTGTACCGGGGCAACCCATTTACCGATGATACCCGCCTGCGGGAAGAAGGGCAAATTCGCATCTACGATATCATTTTTGACTACGATGTGCTGCTGGAAACTGATGCTGTTGTGCGTCAGCTCATAGCCTCAGAGCCATTCCAGAAGCGGATGGGAACTGCAGAGTTTCACCACCTCCTGGGCAAATACATTAAGGAAATGGAAGGGAAACTGGCGGTGAAACATTCTGGCTTGCTGGCGACGGCTTACGAGTGTGGCGTCCCCATCTACACATCTTCCCCAGGAGATAGCTCGATCGGCATGAACGTGGCGGCGTTGAGCTTGGAAGGCTCTAAATTAGTGCTAGATCCAGCAGTGGATGTGAACGAAACTGCAGCGATCGCCTACTGCGCCCGGGAAACCGGTACTGACATCCTCGGTAAGAGCGCAGCTTTCATCATTGGTGGCGGTAGTCCCAAAAACTTCTTGCTCCAAACCCAACCCCAAATTCACGAAGTTTTGGGCTTAGAAGAGCGGGGCCATGACTACTTTATCCAAATTACCGACGCTCGCCCAGATACCGGGGGACTGTCTGGCGCAACTCCCAGCGAAGCGGTGAGCTGGGGCAAAGTAGAACCCCATCAGCTACCCAGTACCGTAGTTTGCTACACCGACAGCACGATCGCCCTTCCCACCATTGCAGCTTATGTGATGAACCAATGTGCCCCACGACCGCTCAAACGCCTGTACGATCGGCGCGACGAGATGGTGACAAAACTTAAATTAGACTATCATCTGGCTAAAGCCAAAGGCTCGCAGTCAAAATCTCCCGATAGTTCCGACAGAAAAGCCCCCGTAGCCACCTATCCTTGCGGTACTCCCATCCTCAAAGGGCATGGTTAG
- a CDS encoding papain fold toxin domain-containing protein — protein MLTKCPFCVKRLEAKGVNESITDNGRHYGVEVRGLVFDNLSVEGMKLEDWRQDFSCHSGQFRVTYINLEQDV, from the coding sequence ATGTTGACCAAATGTCCATTCTGTGTTAAGCGTTTAGAAGCTAAGGGGGTAAATGAATCGATTACTGATAATGGTAGGCATTATGGTGTTGAAGTCAGGGGATTGGTATTTGATAATCTCTCGGTTGAGGGAATGAAGCTGGAAGATTGGCGGCAAGATTTTTCCTGTCATAGTGGCCAGTTTAGGGTGACATATATCAATCTAGAGCAAGATGTTTAG
- a CDS encoding NB-ARC domain-containing protein, giving the protein MEIQEALQWTDELIFASTGKHLDSLQRAILQGVWSGKGYQDISDEYHCSNDHVRKSASELWQLLSDLLGEDVKKKNVRSLIENRIFSSFNNTEVQIGNHINVCSDLYNQKKNDRPAATSTPSNKPEPRHDLSQAPEYPNLHNRTEQLATLKQWILEENSRIITLTGLSGIGKTALARQLVEHIEDKFDRILWRSHRKLPTLHTLQSHIIEFLAPTSPSQNPSIINHLNSPNSLLDHLRNHRCLIILDDFQETLNPGELVGNYRPEYQNYGQLIHEIGQFPHNSCLLLLTWEQTLEIATLETENPACKTLPVLGLGKLATQILSARQLKDEKKWSELIQLYSGNPLWLNIIASTILDLFNGSVQEYLSYPTLFLGDLEILLKQHYQRLSESEKILLQWLANQDQPVKISQKPPELLSDADFLKAIQSLKRRSLLEKTSGLTLQPVIKQYVKNLSSWGGQCIYYSCEAVIRSGPPCYRGDWSRKIFQLAGKNAPHICHLERTEMTWVV; this is encoded by the coding sequence ATGGAAATTCAAGAAGCCTTGCAGTGGACCGATGAGTTGATTTTTGCCAGCACTGGGAAGCATCTGGACTCCCTGCAACGTGCTATTTTGCAGGGTGTATGGTCAGGTAAAGGATATCAGGATATCTCTGACGAGTACCACTGTAGCAATGATCATGTGAGGAAGTCAGCATCGGAATTATGGCAACTCCTGTCAGACCTGTTGGGAGAGGATGTAAAAAAGAAGAATGTTCGATCGCTCATCGAAAATAGAATATTCTCTTCCTTTAATAATACAGAAGTGCAAATTGGCAATCACATAAACGTCTGTAGCGACCTATACAATCAAAAAAAAAACGATCGCCCCGCCGCCACCTCCACCCCCAGCAACAAACCAGAACCTCGCCACGACCTCAGTCAAGCGCCAGAATATCCTAACCTCCACAACCGCACCGAGCAACTGGCTACCCTCAAACAATGGATACTAGAAGAAAATAGCCGCATCATCACCCTAACCGGACTATCGGGAATTGGGAAAACGGCCCTGGCGAGACAACTGGTAGAACACATCGAAGACAAGTTCGATCGCATCCTGTGGCGCAGTCATCGCAAACTTCCCACCCTCCACACCCTGCAAAGCCACATCATAGAATTTCTTGCCCCAACTTCCCCCAGCCAAAACCCATCAATCATCAACCACTTAAACTCCCCTAACTCCCTTTTAGACCATCTAAGAAACCACCGTTGCCTAATCATTCTGGACGACTTCCAAGAAACCTTAAACCCAGGAGAATTAGTCGGCAATTACCGCCCAGAATATCAAAACTATGGTCAACTTATCCACGAAATCGGACAATTTCCCCACAACAGTTGTCTGCTGCTTCTTACCTGGGAACAAACTTTAGAAATCGCTACCTTAGAAACCGAAAACCCCGCCTGTAAAACCTTACCGGTTCTCGGCTTAGGTAAATTAGCCACCCAAATACTCAGCGCCAGACAACTCAAAGATGAGAAAAAATGGTCAGAACTAATCCAGCTTTATAGCGGCAACCCTTTATGGCTGAATATCATCGCCTCTACTATTCTGGATTTATTTAACGGTAGCGTCCAAGAATATCTCTCCTATCCTACCCTATTTTTAGGAGACTTGGAAATACTCCTCAAACAACATTATCAACGCCTCTCAGAATCAGAGAAAATCTTGCTTCAGTGGTTAGCCAACCAAGACCAACCCGTAAAAATCAGCCAGAAACCACCAGAACTTTTATCCGATGCCGATTTCTTAAAAGCAATTCAATCTTTGAAAAGACGAAGTTTGTTGGAAAAAACCTCTGGTTTAACCCTACAACCTGTGATTAAACAATATGTGAAAAACTTGAGTTCTTGGGGTGGGCAGTGTATCTATTACTCATGTGAAGCTGTGATTCGGTCAGGTCCACCCTGCTACAGAGGGGACTGGTCCAGGAAAATATTTCAGCTAGCTGGTAAAAATGCCCCTCATATTTGCCACCTAGAACGCACGGAAATGACATGGGTGGTGTGA